A window of the Dyadobacter pollutisoli genome harbors these coding sequences:
- a CDS encoding glycosyltransferase family 2 protein: MVSVAMCTYNGAKYLLAQLKSIADQTVSVDELVVCDDRSKDNSIEIIKSFALTSKFPVHIHVNEKNLGSTKNFEKCLSLCKGDIIILCDQDDEWRRDKVQRQVAYLNANPGIDAVFSNAVMIDDDSNPTGRTIWEEIEFDERGQSIWKNGKPHEILFNGFVVTGATLAIRKSCLERLMPFPTHVPDLIHDAWIAVVLSLQNKIDFIVDPLISYRIHSSQQVGFGSKIEKVHLKDRFLRDRQQKLIPLEEKANKLHELYLLLRAIPFVPREKLIKLYLSQKHFYRRASLPENRYKRLTPIVSQLVRGYYKFSSKDWWLPAIGDLLE; encoded by the coding sequence ATGGTTTCAGTAGCTATGTGCACTTACAACGGAGCAAAGTATTTGCTCGCACAGTTGAAGAGCATTGCTGATCAGACAGTTTCAGTTGATGAGTTGGTGGTGTGTGATGACAGGTCGAAGGATAATTCCATTGAAATCATAAAGTCTTTTGCACTTACAAGCAAATTTCCTGTTCATATCCATGTGAACGAAAAGAACCTGGGTTCAACCAAAAATTTTGAAAAATGCCTGTCTTTATGCAAGGGAGACATCATTATTCTTTGCGACCAGGACGATGAATGGAGGAGAGATAAGGTACAGAGGCAGGTTGCCTATCTCAATGCCAACCCGGGAATTGACGCTGTTTTCAGTAATGCAGTCATGATCGACGATGATTCAAACCCTACCGGGCGCACGATCTGGGAGGAAATTGAATTTGACGAAAGAGGACAAAGCATCTGGAAAAACGGCAAACCACATGAGATCCTTTTTAATGGTTTCGTTGTAACAGGTGCTACATTGGCGATTAGGAAATCGTGCCTGGAAAGGCTCATGCCTTTCCCTACCCACGTTCCAGACCTGATCCACGACGCCTGGATAGCAGTTGTTTTAAGTCTTCAGAACAAAATTGATTTTATAGTTGATCCGCTGATTTCGTATCGGATACATTCCAGCCAGCAAGTTGGCTTTGGAAGCAAAATTGAAAAAGTGCATCTGAAAGACCGGTTTCTACGTGACCGCCAGCAGAAATTGATCCCTCTGGAAGAAAAAGCCAACAAATTACATGAACTTTATCTGCTGCTGAGAGCGATACCTTTTGTACCGCGCGAAAAACTGATCAAGCTGTATTTGTCTCAAAAGCACTTTTACCGGAGAGCATCACTTCCCGAAAACCGTTACAAAAGGTTAACGCCCATTGTAAGCCAACTGGTGAGAGGTTACTACAAATTCAGCAGCAAAGACTGGTGGTTACCGGCGATCGGAGATTTATTAGAATAA
- a CDS encoding DUF5672 family protein has product MKVTAREPAVAVVIPVYQSSLTAGEQLSLKQCMTVLSGYPVKIVKPRSLDLSEIKAAYPTIELISFDDHQFAGIDAYNQLLISIDFYKVFLAYEYILIYQLDAFVFRDELREWCRKGYDYMGAPSLHQPEFDILSADSKDIYAKALSSRRIVLNGGLSLRRIPALIRYLKIYNFFYTSWKGNEDMLFSQEATRLYPMKLFLKLPTWHEALRFSFEKSPAATYELTGHQLPFACHAWERYDPGFWAKFIPVNQ; this is encoded by the coding sequence GTGAAAGTTACAGCAAGGGAGCCTGCGGTAGCCGTTGTAATTCCCGTATACCAGTCCAGTTTGACAGCAGGCGAACAGCTCTCGCTGAAACAGTGCATGACCGTGCTATCGGGTTACCCGGTAAAAATTGTAAAACCGCGCAGCCTGGATCTGTCAGAAATAAAAGCGGCATATCCCACCATTGAATTGATCTCATTCGATGATCATCAGTTCGCAGGTATCGATGCCTACAACCAGTTACTGATCTCCATTGATTTTTATAAGGTATTCCTCGCTTACGAATACATTCTCATTTATCAGCTCGACGCATTTGTGTTTCGCGATGAGCTACGCGAATGGTGCCGCAAAGGTTATGACTACATGGGCGCGCCATCCCTGCATCAGCCGGAATTTGACATATTAAGTGCCGACTCGAAGGATATTTATGCCAAAGCATTGTCCAGCAGACGCATTGTTTTGAATGGCGGCCTGTCACTTCGCCGCATTCCCGCACTCATCCGTTATCTGAAAATCTACAATTTTTTCTACACGTCCTGGAAGGGGAATGAGGACATGCTTTTTTCTCAGGAAGCAACGCGCCTTTATCCCATGAAATTATTTTTGAAACTTCCTACCTGGCACGAAGCACTCCGTTTCTCCTTCGAAAAAAGCCCGGCCGCTACCTACGAACTGACGGGACATCAACTACCCTTTGCCTGCCACGCCTGGGAGCGCTACGATCCGGGTTTTTGGGCTAAATTTATTCCTGTAAATCAGTGA
- a CDS encoding OmpA family protein produces the protein MNFKLLTALLCAFVLALDASFGQITDNPKVLEQSQPDVKIKKVELTDKYTIIYLQFEEKASNQTVPKGFPFLQRPDQKLQQQQSAGEIWLDPETRLYKPGEIDKKFKLIRTENIPTETRKQINEGEKVDFVAYFERLTPGIEEFDFYEGRSSKGYHSWNFYGVRIKNPLKKQANDTAKSTAKAQVPVKKPVEKPAPKQPEQPLADSTDAKVAGIAVMKGTIYNSKTKKPISGQISYVEKGDSLQIKSSSGKYRIGIDPAEKYDFRIVAKGFYGTTFPLVPADSAGQSAFDQDFYLTPLTVGETIVLPNIYFATSQYTLLAESYAELDRLVDMMRENPDIQIRVEGHTDNVGDFDKNLELSRKRAESVQTYLVEKGIDTSRIEAKGYGGTRPIGKGNSAEAHQKNRRVEFVITQA, from the coding sequence ATGAATTTTAAGTTGCTAACGGCATTATTATGTGCCTTTGTATTGGCATTGGATGCCAGCTTCGGACAAATTACTGATAATCCCAAAGTATTGGAGCAGTCTCAGCCTGATGTTAAAATCAAAAAAGTAGAGCTGACGGACAAATACACCATCATTTACCTGCAATTTGAGGAAAAAGCCTCAAACCAGACCGTGCCAAAAGGGTTTCCATTTCTTCAGAGACCCGATCAGAAACTACAACAGCAGCAAAGCGCGGGCGAGATTTGGCTTGATCCGGAGACAAGGTTATACAAGCCGGGTGAAATTGATAAAAAATTCAAACTGATCAGAACGGAAAATATCCCCACGGAAACAAGGAAGCAGATTAATGAAGGAGAAAAAGTAGATTTCGTAGCCTACTTCGAGAGGCTTACGCCAGGCATTGAAGAGTTTGACTTTTATGAAGGACGTAGTTCAAAAGGGTACCATTCCTGGAACTTCTATGGCGTTCGTATCAAGAATCCTTTGAAAAAACAAGCTAATGATACAGCAAAATCAACGGCAAAAGCGCAAGTACCAGTTAAAAAGCCAGTTGAAAAACCCGCTCCGAAACAACCGGAACAGCCCTTGGCGGATAGTACTGATGCAAAAGTCGCCGGTATTGCAGTTATGAAGGGGACGATTTATAACTCTAAAACGAAGAAGCCAATATCGGGACAAATCTCTTATGTAGAAAAAGGGGATTCGCTACAGATCAAATCCTCGTCCGGTAAGTACCGCATCGGCATTGACCCAGCCGAGAAGTATGATTTCCGCATTGTCGCCAAAGGATTTTACGGGACCACATTTCCTTTGGTACCCGCGGATTCGGCAGGTCAAAGCGCATTCGATCAGGATTTTTATTTGACACCATTGACGGTTGGAGAAACGATCGTACTGCCCAATATTTATTTTGCGACGTCACAATACACACTTCTGGCCGAATCCTACGCCGAATTGGACAGGCTGGTAGATATGATGCGCGAAAATCCGGATATACAAATCCGGGTTGAAGGACATACAGACAATGTGGGAGATTTTGACAAAAACCTGGAATTGTCGAGAAAAAGAGCAGAATCCGTGCAAACATATCTCGTCGAAAAAGGAATAGACACCAGCAGGATTGAAGCAAAGGGATATGGAGGCACACGGCCAATAGGGAAGGGTAATTCTGCGGAGGCGCACCAGAAAAACCGCAGGGTCGAATTCGTGATTACGCAAGCTTGA
- the tpiA gene encoding triose-phosphate isomerase: MRKKIVAGNWKMNKVLDEAVALTSELVNMAKDEVSNDAKIILCPPAIYLTTIKKYIEDAPNFSLAAQNCSDKVSGAFTGEISAQMLQSIGVEYVLIGHSERRQYFNETNALLAEKVNTALANGVSPIFCCGESLEQRQNEDYIGFVKNQITESLFHLTEEQLLSVVIAYEPIWAIGTGLTASAEQAQDMHAALRQHIASKYGAAIADEISILYGGSVTAASAPELFSAPDIDGGLVGGASLKSREFTNIIKAR; encoded by the coding sequence ATGCGTAAAAAAATTGTTGCCGGTAACTGGAAGATGAACAAGGTTCTGGATGAGGCAGTTGCGCTTACCTCAGAGCTGGTGAATATGGCTAAAGATGAAGTTTCGAACGATGCCAAAATCATCCTTTGCCCTCCCGCGATCTACCTTACCACTATTAAAAAATATATAGAGGACGCTCCTAATTTTTCGTTGGCTGCTCAAAATTGCTCTGATAAGGTTTCCGGTGCCTTCACTGGTGAGATCTCCGCACAAATGCTGCAGTCTATTGGTGTAGAATATGTGTTGATCGGACATAGCGAACGCCGTCAGTATTTCAATGAAACCAATGCGCTTCTTGCCGAAAAAGTAAATACTGCGCTTGCAAATGGTGTATCACCGATTTTTTGCTGTGGAGAGTCTCTGGAACAAAGACAAAATGAGGACTACATTGGATTTGTGAAGAACCAGATCACCGAGAGTCTTTTCCATTTGACAGAAGAGCAATTGCTTTCTGTTGTGATAGCTTACGAACCCATCTGGGCTATCGGAACTGGTCTTACGGCCTCTGCTGAGCAGGCTCAGGATATGCACGCTGCATTGCGTCAGCACATTGCCTCGAAATATGGTGCCGCAATTGCCGACGAAATTTCAATCCTTTACGGAGGTAGTGTTACAGCTGCCAGCGCACCTGAATTATTCTCTGCACCTGATATCGACGGAGGCCTTGTAGGAGGTGCTTCATTAAAATCGAGAGAGTTTACGAATATTATTAAAGCTAGGTAA
- a CDS encoding aspartyl protease family protein — protein MKTSKWLILAIILFTSSISFAKTEDVPPVSEEKYGYFLDKNHKTARIPFELHSNLILLYAKINDTDSLRFILDTGVSSIIITDPYILKPDKLRLTRKVNLTGAGEGKSISAHVAIDNRFSMGRLRANHQNIVVLEQDFLRLSEYVGVPVHGIFGYEIFNNFVVTIDFSRKELVLMQPSRYKYKTSKGDKHPLIIEDTKPFTDAVTLFADGREHPIRVLIDTGAGHALLLNNTPKESFRLPQKVIRAQLGRGLNGVINGNLGRIDRLRLGRFEMDNIVASFPDSIAFGSKLRAGTSRQGNIGCELLRRFKVTMNYQESYMVLKPIKSRLREKFEHDMSGMEIRAEGADLHNYIVNHIQDDSPASHAGLMEGDQLLFIDDHAASELNVSDIYKLMQRGDGKNIDLLVKRKGDIFFTQITLRRMI, from the coding sequence ATGAAAACGTCTAAGTGGTTAATTTTAGCAATCATACTTTTTACCAGCAGCATATCATTTGCAAAAACAGAAGATGTACCCCCGGTTTCAGAAGAAAAGTATGGCTATTTTTTAGATAAAAATCATAAAACTGCACGCATTCCATTTGAATTGCATTCAAATCTGATCCTTTTGTATGCAAAGATCAACGATACCGACTCGCTCCGGTTTATACTGGATACCGGCGTCAGTTCGATCATTATTACCGATCCTTACATTCTTAAACCGGACAAGCTTCGGTTAACCCGCAAGGTTAATCTTACCGGAGCAGGAGAAGGGAAATCCATATCTGCACATGTGGCCATCGACAATCGCTTTTCGATGGGTAGGCTGCGTGCCAACCACCAGAATATCGTGGTGCTCGAACAGGATTTCTTGCGGCTCTCAGAGTATGTCGGCGTGCCGGTCCACGGCATTTTTGGCTATGAGATTTTTAACAACTTCGTAGTAACCATCGATTTTTCCAGAAAAGAACTGGTGCTGATGCAGCCCAGCCGATATAAATATAAAACCAGCAAAGGCGATAAGCACCCCCTCATCATTGAAGACACCAAACCGTTTACAGACGCGGTAACGCTGTTTGCAGACGGTCGTGAGCATCCGATCCGGGTATTGATCGACACCGGTGCCGGCCATGCGTTGCTTTTAAACAACACACCGAAAGAGTCATTCCGGTTGCCGCAAAAAGTGATCAGGGCTCAGTTGGGCCGCGGTTTGAATGGCGTAATCAATGGAAATCTCGGCCGGATCGACAGGTTGCGGTTGGGTAGGTTTGAAATGGACAATATCGTGGCATCCTTTCCCGACAGCATTGCATTTGGCTCCAAACTACGGGCCGGGACCTCGCGGCAGGGTAACATAGGCTGTGAGCTGTTGCGGAGATTTAAGGTGACGATGAATTATCAGGAAAGTTATATGGTGCTGAAACCGATCAAAAGCCGTCTCCGTGAGAAATTTGAGCACGATATGAGCGGCATGGAGATCCGTGCGGAAGGTGCCGACCTGCATAACTATATTGTGAACCACATTCAGGACGATTCTCCGGCTTCCCATGCAGGGTTGATGGAAGGAGACCAGTTACTTTTTATAGACGATCATGCTGCTTCCGAACTGAATGTGAGCGACATTTACAAGCTCATGCAGCGGGGAGACGGCAAAAACATCGACTTGCTGGTGAAACGTAAAGGAGATATTTTCTTTACACAGATTACCCTGCGAAGAATGATTTAA
- the mnmD gene encoding tRNA (5-methylaminomethyl-2-thiouridine)(34)-methyltransferase MnmD yields MDRFIVTEDGSHSLYSPQYHQQYHSLQGALSEAVHIYINLGLRPILENATAPVHVFEMGFGTGLNAFLAWKLADELRKQIYYTSIEAFPVTSGEASLLNYEALTGQSGFMKLHESSWSGMNPISDYFSLRKECVTLEEFSSTEIFDVIFYDAFDPRSQPELWKEEIFSKIAAQTRQHGVLVTYSSKGIVKRALRSAGFTVERHKGPGRKTHVLKAIRN; encoded by the coding sequence TTGGATCGCTTTATTGTAACAGAAGACGGCTCGCACTCACTTTACAGTCCGCAGTATCACCAGCAGTACCATTCCCTGCAGGGTGCTTTGAGCGAAGCAGTGCATATTTACATCAATCTGGGCTTGCGGCCGATTTTAGAAAATGCCACAGCTCCGGTACATGTTTTTGAAATGGGCTTTGGGACGGGTTTGAATGCTTTTCTAGCCTGGAAACTGGCTGACGAGCTCCGCAAGCAAATTTATTACACTTCCATAGAGGCTTTTCCCGTTACTTCGGGGGAAGCCTCTTTGTTGAATTATGAAGCATTGACCGGCCAGTCGGGTTTTATGAAACTTCATGAAAGTTCATGGTCTGGCATGAATCCAATTTCCGACTATTTTTCCCTTCGAAAAGAATGTGTGACGTTGGAAGAATTCAGTTCCACAGAGATTTTCGATGTTATTTTTTACGATGCTTTCGACCCACGCTCGCAGCCGGAGCTCTGGAAAGAGGAAATATTCTCAAAAATAGCGGCCCAAACGAGGCAACATGGCGTACTAGTAACATATTCTTCCAAAGGAATTGTCAAACGTGCACTTCGCTCCGCTGGGTTCACCGTAGAGCGGCACAAAGGGCCAGGCCGGAAAACACATGTGTTGAAAGCCATCAGAAACTAG
- the lpcA gene encoding D-sedoheptulose 7-phosphate isomerase codes for MNYQSIISQELKEAQAVLDNFLSDPVQIEKIEKAAGMMAEAIIHNGKIISCGNGGSHCDAMHFAEELTGRYRDNRRALPAIAISDVSHLSCVSNDFGYEFVFSRYIEGLGQPGDVLLGLSTSGNSTNIIRAAEAAKAKGMKVIIMSGKDGGKLAGVADIEIRVPHFGYADRIQEIHIKVIHIFMLLIEKMVLTD; via the coding sequence ATGAATTACCAAAGCATTATCAGTCAGGAATTAAAAGAAGCACAGGCAGTACTCGACAACTTCCTGAGCGATCCTGTTCAAATTGAAAAAATAGAAAAAGCAGCCGGAATGATGGCTGAGGCGATCATTCACAATGGAAAAATCATTTCCTGTGGCAATGGAGGTTCCCATTGCGACGCCATGCATTTCGCGGAAGAACTTACCGGCAGATACCGTGATAACCGCCGCGCATTACCTGCAATCGCCATCTCTGACGTGAGCCATTTGAGCTGTGTTAGTAATGATTTTGGGTATGAATTTGTGTTTTCAAGATACATTGAAGGATTGGGCCAGCCGGGCGACGTATTGCTGGGACTTAGTACCAGCGGAAACTCTACCAATATTATCCGCGCGGCGGAAGCGGCGAAGGCCAAAGGCATGAAAGTCATTATTATGTCGGGGAAAGACGGTGGCAAGCTCGCAGGTGTTGCCGACATTGAAATCCGTGTCCCGCACTTCGGATATGCGGACCGGATTCAGGAAATTCACATCAAAGTGATCCATATTTTCATGTTACTTATTGAAAAAATGGTGTTGACGGATTAA
- a CDS encoding NUDIX domain-containing protein: MNVRPSALILLDGSILTLRYCYGDTEVFALPGGNPDPGECLSEALARELYEELGVAAEVNTMVFCGEVIWPEVKKETLHMVFQTEISGIPELNPVHTTALEIVWLPIASLATKLLYPNAGKQIIGFYEKSLLTGHIGVIDQPYVR, translated from the coding sequence ATGAATGTACGCCCTTCTGCCTTGATACTCCTGGACGGTTCCATCTTAACCCTCCGCTACTGCTACGGCGACACTGAGGTTTTTGCTTTGCCCGGAGGAAACCCTGATCCCGGCGAATGTCTTTCCGAAGCACTTGCCCGGGAGCTTTACGAAGAGTTGGGCGTTGCGGCAGAGGTAAATACAATGGTTTTTTGTGGAGAAGTAATATGGCCGGAAGTCAAAAAGGAAACACTTCACATGGTATTTCAGACTGAAATTTCAGGTATTCCGGAGCTAAATCCGGTACATACCACAGCCCTGGAAATTGTCTGGCTGCCAATTGCTTCGCTGGCAACAAAACTATTGTATCCTAATGCAGGAAAACAAATTATCGGTTTTTACGAAAAATCGTTACTCACAGGTCACATAGGCGTTATTGACCAGCCTTACGTGCGATAA
- a CDS encoding DEAD/DEAH box helicase has product MENEKKEKLSNFLLRRTEKDVLSRGRSIYSSGGLKVSKLDYNGPGNAEFKVKSDYSIQYYQIYIRDFLTPQITTECSCPDKNGLCKHRVAAILYILDKMPTIKQVVHEMEDTVIDLPEIKEIQLRNLVLDETWKNRESLGQVDIISAKEGEAECVVHENNQDYSVTFQRIKNTKQVHTTCNCGKKLWVPLCEHKLAALLKLREELGEKAFEVMRDLTVEKNNLLAEYGYSLEDTFKDKFDFRLDEDGGLLLIKMDPSLQKVGEYQDWQTLRQRILPAQNVTFNISSAENGQEEEDRISIFVFWPKGKNHLLDIGFGVFSVKYSSKSEKVTNIRNIAGGSSHYYSADEIPVLTEADARLVRVAKHWEEGLQKFIRKQGWAYNAYLHFDDVSPEQRYEARNYVGKQINRIFNDLDADRLFLSDGDYITSNNQLTQLELHREPVKLFFVLTEDKEFITLNPYVELQPGTPLELQKVVSLDSFWLGIHNEKTLFRWAGISEAEMVAYLGQNGYKIRVKKDFSEGFMSEWIIPVTEQFDVIFQTRHEVQSRALPFRKPKIYLKEDDANLLIVPSFVYEGEGELGETEFLHDQRRTRTSFENNQITMLERDQQAENSVWEWLKSLHPGFAHQAGQPFFYVPFDNVMKEGWLFNFVEAVGKKQYDLLGFKDLKKMRFNPNRGTVKVNASSGIDWFDMQVEIMFGDQKVSLADAKKALLKKQNYIQLQDGSLGVLPDEWISKLEPLLQFGRVDGENIHLSKIHFSLIDELVSELDNEEVFRELWEKKQKLLNFKEIPNVPLPGNVNATLRQYQEEGYKWINFLDEFGWGGCLADDMGLGKTLQMLTFLQQQKNINPEHTNLVVVPTTLIFNWQAEATKFTPDLKLYVHRGMTRRKDISFFREYDIILTTYGTMRSDVELLRQFDFHYIVLDEAQAIKNPDSLTSKASRLLRAKNRLTMTGTPVENNTFDLYSQFEFLNPGMLGHADFFRTEYATPIDRYQDKEKAAELRKLVYPFMLKRTKEEVATDLPDKTETILFCEMGNKQRKVYDTFRERYRQEIAEKLATEGLNKSSFLILEALLKLRQICDSPSILSGDEDFGNESAKLEELTREIEENASNHKILIFSQFLGMLDLIRKHLEKVNIPYEYLDGQTVDRAGRVNRFQSDQTCRVFLMSLKAGGVGLNLTEADYVYLVDPWWNPAVERQAIDRTHRIGQTRKVFAYKMICKDTIEEKILLLQQRKQDLAEDLVGGESGFIKKLSQDDIMGLFS; this is encoded by the coding sequence ATGGAAAACGAAAAGAAGGAGAAATTATCCAACTTCTTGCTACGGCGTACGGAGAAGGATGTATTGTCAAGAGGGCGTTCCATTTATAGCAGTGGTGGCTTAAAAGTTTCCAAACTTGATTATAATGGTCCGGGTAATGCTGAGTTCAAAGTCAAGAGCGACTACTCCATTCAGTACTACCAGATTTACATCAGGGATTTCCTGACTCCCCAGATCACGACGGAGTGCTCATGCCCCGACAAAAATGGCCTCTGCAAACATCGCGTTGCGGCTATTTTGTACATTCTGGACAAGATGCCTACTATCAAGCAGGTTGTTCACGAAATGGAGGATACGGTCATTGATCTTCCCGAAATCAAAGAAATTCAACTTAGAAATCTGGTACTGGACGAAACCTGGAAAAACAGGGAATCGCTCGGGCAGGTTGATATTATTTCCGCCAAGGAAGGTGAAGCCGAATGTGTGGTTCATGAAAACAACCAGGATTATTCGGTAACATTCCAGCGGATCAAGAACACTAAACAGGTTCACACAACCTGTAATTGCGGTAAAAAGCTTTGGGTGCCACTCTGTGAACACAAGCTGGCGGCGTTGCTTAAACTCCGCGAAGAACTAGGAGAGAAGGCATTTGAGGTAATGCGCGACCTGACGGTTGAGAAAAATAACCTCCTTGCAGAATACGGATACTCTCTGGAAGACACATTCAAGGATAAATTTGACTTCCGCCTCGATGAGGATGGTGGCCTTTTGCTGATTAAAATGGACCCCTCTTTGCAAAAAGTAGGGGAGTACCAGGATTGGCAAACGCTCCGGCAGCGGATATTGCCGGCACAAAATGTCACATTTAACATTTCTTCGGCCGAAAATGGCCAGGAGGAAGAGGACAGAATATCCATTTTTGTTTTTTGGCCAAAAGGAAAAAATCACTTGCTGGACATTGGTTTCGGTGTTTTTTCGGTCAAATACAGTTCTAAATCTGAAAAGGTTACCAATATCCGCAACATCGCAGGAGGTTCGAGCCACTATTATTCTGCCGATGAAATCCCCGTGCTTACTGAGGCGGATGCCCGGCTTGTGCGCGTGGCGAAGCATTGGGAGGAAGGGTTACAAAAGTTTATCAGAAAGCAGGGTTGGGCTTACAATGCCTACCTGCACTTTGACGACGTGAGCCCTGAACAGCGCTACGAAGCAAGAAATTACGTCGGAAAACAGATCAACAGGATCTTCAATGACCTGGACGCCGACCGGTTATTTCTTTCGGACGGTGACTACATTACCAGCAACAACCAGCTTACCCAGCTGGAACTACACCGGGAGCCGGTCAAATTGTTTTTTGTTTTAACAGAAGACAAAGAGTTTATCACGCTCAATCCATATGTTGAATTGCAGCCCGGTACTCCTCTGGAATTGCAAAAGGTGGTTTCGCTCGACAGTTTTTGGCTTGGCATACACAATGAAAAGACGCTTTTCCGCTGGGCGGGCATCAGCGAAGCTGAAATGGTCGCATACCTCGGGCAGAATGGATATAAAATAAGGGTTAAGAAGGATTTCTCGGAAGGCTTTATGAGTGAATGGATAATTCCGGTTACCGAACAGTTTGATGTGATTTTTCAAACGCGTCACGAAGTTCAGAGCCGGGCATTGCCATTCCGCAAGCCAAAAATTTACCTCAAAGAAGACGATGCCAATTTGCTGATCGTGCCGTCATTTGTGTACGAAGGAGAAGGCGAGTTGGGGGAAACAGAGTTCCTGCATGATCAGCGGCGTACGAGAACGAGCTTTGAAAATAACCAGATCACCATGCTCGAAAGAGACCAGCAGGCCGAAAACTCGGTTTGGGAATGGTTAAAATCGTTGCATCCAGGTTTTGCGCATCAGGCAGGTCAGCCGTTTTTCTATGTTCCTTTTGACAATGTGATGAAGGAGGGCTGGCTTTTCAATTTCGTGGAAGCAGTTGGAAAGAAGCAATATGACTTATTGGGCTTCAAGGATCTGAAAAAAATGCGTTTCAACCCGAACAGAGGTACTGTGAAGGTGAATGCATCCTCCGGCATCGACTGGTTCGACATGCAGGTGGAGATCATGTTTGGCGATCAGAAAGTTTCGCTTGCTGATGCCAAAAAAGCATTGTTGAAAAAGCAGAACTACATTCAGCTTCAGGACGGCTCTCTGGGCGTGCTTCCTGACGAATGGATCAGTAAACTCGAACCGCTTTTGCAATTTGGAAGAGTGGATGGCGAAAATATCCATTTGTCCAAAATTCACTTTTCGCTGATCGATGAGCTGGTGTCCGAGCTCGATAATGAGGAAGTGTTCCGTGAGTTGTGGGAGAAAAAGCAAAAACTGCTCAATTTCAAAGAGATTCCGAATGTGCCTCTGCCCGGAAATGTGAACGCGACATTGAGACAATACCAGGAAGAAGGATATAAATGGATCAATTTCCTTGATGAATTCGGTTGGGGAGGCTGTTTGGCTGATGATATGGGCTTAGGAAAAACCCTGCAGATGCTGACATTCCTGCAACAGCAAAAGAATATCAATCCCGAACATACGAACCTCGTCGTAGTTCCTACGACATTGATTTTCAACTGGCAGGCTGAGGCGACCAAGTTTACGCCGGACCTGAAACTGTACGTTCACCGTGGTATGACGCGACGTAAAGACATCAGTTTTTTCAGGGAATACGACATCATTCTGACGACTTACGGCACGATGCGTAGCGACGTGGAATTGTTGAGGCAGTTTGATTTCCATTATATCGTACTGGACGAAGCGCAGGCCATTAAAAACCCTGACTCGCTTACTTCCAAGGCATCGCGCTTACTGCGGGCGAAAAACCGGCTGACAATGACGGGTACCCCGGTCGAAAACAACACATTCGACCTTTACTCTCAGTTTGAATTTCTGAACCCGGGGATGCTGGGTCACGCCGACTTCTTCCGGACAGAGTACGCTACACCAATTGACAGATATCAGGATAAAGAAAAAGCGGCTGAATTGCGGAAACTCGTGTATCCTTTCATGCTCAAAAGGACCAAAGAGGAAGTAGCGACCGACCTGCCTGACAAAACGGAAACCATATTGTTCTGTGAAATGGGTAACAAGCAGCGGAAAGTATATGACACATTCCGTGAGAGATACCGTCAGGAAATCGCTGAAAAGCTTGCTACCGAAGGATTGAACAAAAGCAGTTTCCTAATTCTGGAAGCATTGCTGAAGCTGCGGCAGATTTGTGATTCCCCATCGATTTTGTCAGGAGACGAAGATTTTGGTAACGAATCGGCCAAGTTGGAAGAGCTCACCAGGGAAATAGAAGAGAATGCTTCTAATCATAAAATTTTGATTTTCAGCCAATTTTTAGGAATGCTCGATTTGATTCGCAAGCATCTTGAAAAGGTAAATATTCCGTACGAATACCTTGACGGGCAAACCGTGGACCGGGCTGGGAGAGTGAACCGTTTCCAGAGCGATCAGACTTGCAGAGTGTTCCTGATGAGCCTGAAAGCTGGGGGCGTAGGGCTTAACCTAACCGAGGCTGACTATGTATACCTGGTTGATCCATGGTGGAATCCGGCTGTGGAACGTCAGGCTATTGACCGCACGCACCGCATTGGTCAAACGCGCAAGGTATTTGCTTATAAAATGATTTGTAAGGATACGATTGAGGAAAAAATTCTGTTGCTTCAGCAGCGAAAGCAGGATTTGGCGGAAGATCTGGTTGGAGGAGAATCGGGCTTTATCAAAAAGCTCAGCCAGGACGATATTATGGGATTGTTCAGTTAG